A genomic stretch from Methylorubrum extorquens includes:
- a CDS encoding conserved protein of unknown function (Evidence 4 : Unknown function but conserved in other organisms), translating into MADTPTPTVEATRVDPRLLELLVCPLTKEPLEYDAAREELISRSAKLAYPIRDGIPIMLPEEARSLTE; encoded by the coding sequence ATGGCCGATACGCCCACCCCCACCGTCGAAGCGACCCGGGTCGATCCCCGCCTGCTCGAACTCCTGGTCTGCCCGCTGACCAAGGAGCCGCTGGAATATGACGCCGCCCGCGAGGAGCTGATCAGCCGCTCCGCCAAGCTGGCCTACCCGATCCGCGACGGCATCCCGATCATGCTGCCGGAAGAGGCGCGTTCCCTGACGGAGTAG
- a CDS encoding putative Lon family ATP-dependent protease (Evidence 3 : Putative function from multiple computational evidences; PubMedId : 10583374, 10877760, 12123452; Product type e : enzyme): MSPQPSCKSPADCPAVIPVFPLPGALLLPRGQMPLNIFEPRYLAMVDDALRSERIIGMIQPDADGAGSLLSPRLYRVGCAGRISQFAETGDGRYLISLTGVSRFRVENELSVTTAYRRCQVSYDAFAQDFEARAGEEAVDRESVLKTLRNFVDANELQVDWAGIDEASNEALVNALCMMSPFGVREKQAMLEAPDLKTRAEVLVAVTEMELVRASGSEPTLQ; this comes from the coding sequence ATGAGCCCGCAGCCGAGCTGCAAGTCGCCGGCGGATTGCCCCGCCGTCATCCCGGTCTTCCCGCTGCCGGGGGCGCTGCTCCTGCCGCGGGGACAGATGCCGCTCAACATCTTCGAGCCGCGCTATCTCGCCATGGTGGATGACGCGCTGCGCTCCGAGCGGATCATCGGCATGATCCAGCCGGATGCGGACGGGGCCGGCTCGCTGCTCAGCCCCCGGCTCTACCGGGTCGGCTGTGCCGGGCGGATCAGCCAGTTCGCCGAGACTGGCGACGGCCGCTACCTGATCTCTCTCACCGGCGTCAGCCGCTTCCGGGTCGAGAACGAACTCTCCGTCACCACCGCCTATCGCCGCTGCCAAGTCTCCTACGACGCCTTCGCCCAGGATTTCGAGGCGCGGGCGGGCGAGGAGGCGGTCGATCGCGAGAGCGTGCTGAAGACCCTGCGCAACTTCGTCGATGCCAACGAGCTTCAGGTCGATTGGGCCGGCATCGACGAGGCGTCGAACGAGGCCTTGGTCAACGCGCTCTGCATGATGAGCCCGTTCGGCGTGCGCGAGAAACAGGCGATGCTGGAAGCGCCCGACCTGAAGACGCGCGCCGAGGTGCTCGTCGCCGTCACCGAAATGGAGCTGGTGCGCGCCAGCGGCTCCGAGCCGACGCTGCAGTAA
- the trx gene encoding thioredoxin (Evidence 2b : Function from indirect experimental evidences (e.g. phenotypes); Product type c : carrier), with the protein MLEANAAAGAPVDGLIKDTTTAGFRQDVIAESMNQPVIVDFWAPWCGPCKQLTPVLEKVVRASGGRVKLAKLNIDEHPGVWQQIGQQLGLQSIPAVIAIDRGRPVDAFMGAVPESEVRAFVDRLAGPSEIDQVLEEAAAVASAGDLPAASELYAAVLREEPENLKAIAGLAKTQLELGETESAKQVLAMAPPDKADDPLFAGVRAALELAEQAGTLGDLAALQKRIEADPNDFQARFDLALGLNAAGKREEAVDQLVAIARADRSWNEDAARKQLLQFFEAWGLMDPAAIRGRRQLSTLLFS; encoded by the coding sequence ATGCTCGAAGCCAACGCCGCCGCCGGCGCCCCCGTCGACGGCCTTATCAAGGACACCACCACGGCGGGGTTCCGGCAGGATGTCATCGCCGAGTCGATGAACCAGCCGGTGATCGTCGATTTCTGGGCGCCGTGGTGCGGCCCGTGCAAGCAGCTCACGCCGGTCCTCGAGAAGGTCGTGCGGGCGTCGGGCGGCCGGGTGAAGCTCGCCAAGCTCAACATCGACGAGCATCCCGGCGTCTGGCAGCAGATCGGCCAGCAGCTCGGCCTACAATCGATCCCCGCCGTGATCGCGATCGATCGCGGCCGTCCGGTGGATGCCTTCATGGGCGCCGTGCCGGAATCCGAGGTGCGCGCCTTCGTCGATCGGCTCGCCGGCCCCTCCGAGATCGATCAGGTGCTGGAGGAGGCCGCCGCGGTCGCCTCCGCGGGCGATCTTCCCGCCGCCTCCGAACTCTACGCCGCGGTCCTGCGCGAGGAGCCGGAGAACCTGAAGGCCATCGCCGGGCTCGCCAAGACCCAGCTCGAACTCGGTGAGACCGAGAGCGCCAAGCAGGTTCTCGCCATGGCGCCGCCGGACAAGGCCGACGACCCGCTCTTCGCGGGCGTGCGCGCGGCCCTCGAACTCGCCGAACAGGCCGGGACGCTGGGCGACCTTGCCGCGCTGCAGAAGCGCATCGAGGCCGACCCGAACGACTTCCAGGCCCGGTTCGATCTCGCGCTGGGCCTCAACGCGGCGGGCAAGCGCGAGGAGGCGGTCGATCAGCTCGTGGCTATCGCCCGCGCCGACCGGAGCTGGAACGAGGATGCGGCGCGCAAGCAACTGCTCCAGTTCTTCGAGGCCTGGGGCCTGATGGACCCGGCCGCGATCCGGGGACGCCGCCAGCTCTCGACGCTGCTGTTCTCGTGA
- a CDS encoding protein of unknown function; putative exported protein (Evidence 5 : Unknown function): MTIRSRAPLLALLGLLAAGPASAQQGAEVTITGRCERLVIGGLDITQNCKEQLVNTVSRGRTTFDFAAWDGQSLSFSGAGTQHEQTEETEQLQPISLVVPGMKNKEGIVRSPAPAVGSCKFSKPEPGKTMIACEATSQGKTYAGVFITETKAGAEPGKDGVKDGPANPPKP, encoded by the coding sequence ATGACGATCCGCTCGCGCGCACCGCTTCTCGCCCTACTCGGCCTGCTCGCCGCCGGCCCGGCCTCGGCCCAGCAGGGGGCCGAGGTGACGATCACCGGCCGATGCGAGCGGCTGGTGATCGGCGGCCTCGACATCACGCAGAACTGCAAGGAACAGCTCGTCAACACGGTCTCGCGCGGGCGCACGACCTTCGACTTCGCCGCCTGGGACGGACAATCCCTGAGCTTCAGCGGCGCGGGCACGCAGCACGAGCAGACGGAGGAAACCGAGCAGCTCCAGCCGATCAGCCTCGTCGTGCCGGGCATGAAGAACAAGGAGGGCATCGTCCGCAGCCCCGCGCCCGCGGTCGGTTCCTGCAAGTTCTCGAAGCCCGAGCCGGGCAAGACCATGATCGCCTGCGAGGCGACCTCGCAGGGCAAGACCTATGCGGGCGTGTTCATCACCGAGACCAAAGCCGGGGCCGAGCCGGGCAAGGATGGGGTGAAGGACGGCCCGGCCAATCCGCCGAAGCCCTGA
- the yqjG gene encoding S-transferase (Evidence 2b : Function from indirect experimental evidences (e.g. phenotypes); PubMedId : 8478329; Product type e : enzyme) translates to MGLLVEGEWHDKGYDTAKSGGRFERSAAAFRNWVTPDGTPGPTGEGGFIGEAERYHLIVALACPWAHRTLIVRRLKGLEAITVSVVSPYMREEGWVFRAEEEGGVPGSTADPLFGAKRLYEIYVRAKPDYSGRVTVPVLWDKQRETIVSNESAEIIRMLNDAFGAGGPDLYPEALRSEIDAVNERVYDRVNNGVYKAGFATKQDAYENAFTALFSELDALEDRLGRQRYLCGSVLTEADIRLFTTLVRFDAVYVGHFKCNRRRIADYPNLSNYLRDLYALPGVAETVNLDQIKRHYYGSHPGINPTGIVPLGPKLDFAAPNDRALRFGG, encoded by the coding sequence ATGGGATTGCTGGTCGAGGGCGAGTGGCACGACAAGGGCTACGACACCGCCAAGTCCGGCGGGCGCTTCGAGCGCTCGGCCGCCGCCTTCCGCAACTGGGTCACGCCCGACGGCACCCCCGGCCCGACGGGGGAGGGCGGGTTCATCGGCGAGGCGGAACGCTATCATCTCATCGTCGCGCTCGCCTGCCCCTGGGCGCACCGCACGCTGATCGTCCGCCGCCTGAAAGGGCTGGAGGCCATCACCGTCTCGGTGGTCTCGCCGTACATGCGCGAGGAGGGCTGGGTCTTCCGGGCCGAGGAGGAGGGCGGAGTACCGGGCTCGACCGCCGATCCGCTGTTCGGCGCCAAGCGACTCTACGAGATCTACGTCCGGGCCAAGCCCGACTATTCCGGCCGCGTCACTGTGCCGGTGCTGTGGGACAAGCAGCGCGAGACCATCGTCTCGAACGAGTCGGCCGAGATCATCCGCATGCTGAACGATGCCTTCGGCGCGGGCGGGCCGGACCTCTACCCAGAGGCCCTTCGCAGCGAGATCGATGCCGTCAACGAGCGCGTCTACGACCGGGTCAATAACGGCGTCTACAAGGCGGGTTTCGCCACCAAGCAGGACGCCTACGAGAACGCCTTCACCGCCCTGTTCTCGGAGCTCGACGCGCTCGAAGACCGGCTCGGCCGGCAGCGCTACCTCTGCGGATCGGTGCTCACCGAGGCTGATATCCGCCTGTTCACGACGCTGGTGCGGTTCGATGCGGTCTATGTCGGGCATTTCAAGTGCAACCGGCGCCGGATCGCCGACTACCCCAACCTCTCGAACTATCTCCGCGATCTCTACGCCCTGCCGGGCGTGGCGGAGACGGTGAACCTCGATCAGATCAAGCGCCACTATTACGGCAGCCATCCCGGCATCAACCCGACCGGGATCGTGCCGCTCGGCCCCAAACTCGATTTCGCTGCGCCCAACGATCGCGCCCTGCGCTTCGGCGGTTGA
- a CDS encoding putative NADH:flavin oxidoreductase/NADH oxidase (Evidence 3 : Putative function from multiple computational evidences; PubMedId : 16109935; Product type e : enzyme) — MSARLFEPLRLDDLELENRILIAPMCQYSALAGAATDWHLMHLGQLAQSGAGLLTLEATAVSPEARISPGDLGLYDDATERALARVLDAVRGYAPIPVAIQINHAGRKASSRAPWEGGAQIAPDSVDGWQTEAPSAVSHAEGEVPPHALDADGLKRVRDGFVATAKRAMRLGIDAVELHGAHGYLLHQFLSPLSNRRDDQYGGSLENRMRFPLECFEAVREVVPAGKPVWMRVSATDWVEDGWTLDETVELACALKSRGAAAIHVSTGGLSTAQKIPVGPGYQVPFAERIKAETGLTTIAVGLITEPRQAEGILAEGKADAVSLARAMLYDPRWPWHAAAELGAQVRAPKQYWRSQPHQYKDLFKSSAFGQR; from the coding sequence ATGTCCGCCCGCCTGTTCGAGCCCCTGCGCCTGGACGACCTGGAACTCGAGAACCGCATCCTCATTGCGCCGATGTGCCAGTACTCGGCGCTGGCCGGCGCGGCGACCGATTGGCACCTGATGCATCTCGGCCAGCTCGCGCAGTCGGGCGCCGGGCTCCTCACCCTGGAGGCGACGGCGGTCTCGCCCGAGGCGCGGATCTCCCCCGGCGATCTCGGCCTCTACGACGACGCCACCGAGCGGGCCCTAGCCCGCGTGCTCGACGCGGTGCGCGGCTACGCGCCGATCCCGGTGGCGATCCAGATCAACCATGCCGGCCGCAAGGCGTCGAGCCGCGCGCCCTGGGAAGGCGGCGCGCAGATCGCCCCGGACTCCGTCGATGGCTGGCAGACCGAGGCCCCCTCGGCGGTCTCCCACGCGGAGGGCGAGGTGCCGCCGCACGCCCTCGACGCGGACGGGTTGAAGCGGGTGCGCGACGGCTTCGTCGCCACAGCCAAGCGCGCCATGCGCCTCGGCATCGACGCCGTCGAGCTGCACGGCGCCCACGGCTACCTGCTGCACCAGTTCCTCTCGCCGCTCTCCAACCGCCGGGACGACCAGTACGGCGGCAGCCTGGAGAACCGGATGCGGTTTCCGCTGGAATGCTTCGAGGCCGTGCGCGAGGTCGTGCCCGCGGGCAAGCCGGTCTGGATGCGGGTCTCGGCGACCGATTGGGTCGAGGACGGCTGGACCCTCGACGAGACGGTGGAACTCGCCTGCGCCCTCAAGAGTCGGGGCGCGGCCGCCATCCACGTCTCCACCGGCGGCCTCTCGACGGCGCAGAAGATCCCGGTCGGGCCGGGCTATCAGGTGCCCTTCGCCGAGCGGATCAAGGCGGAGACCGGGCTCACCACCATCGCGGTCGGCCTCATCACCGAGCCGCGCCAGGCGGAAGGTATCCTCGCCGAGGGCAAGGCCGACGCGGTCTCGCTCGCCCGCGCGATGCTCTACGATCCCCGCTGGCCCTGGCACGCCGCGGCCGAACTCGGGGCGCAGGTGCGGGCACCGAAGCAGTACTGGCGCAGCCAGCCGCACCAGTACAAGGATCTGTTCAAAAGCTCGGCCTTCGGGCAGCGATAG
- a CDS encoding conserved protein of unknown function; putative exported protein (Evidence 4 : Unknown function but conserved in other organisms): MMRRLAVPALAAALVSGFVLGPLAPVPVQAQPVPAAKGPCQAVEFEGQPYTVCTVDLRRERVRLFWLGTDGLPYGSLSSLADRQGPRLSFAMNAGMYDKGQAPVGLYVEDGRELKGASTANGPGNFHLKPNGVFYVKGDRAGVLDTGRYLRAKPAPDFATQSGPMLVIDGKIHPKISADGPSQKIRNGVGVRDGGHVAVFAISERPVTFGAFARLFKDSFGCRNALFLDGSVSSLYAPGLGRSDLSRPLGPLVGAVGR; the protein is encoded by the coding sequence GTGATGCGCCGCCTTGCCGTTCCCGCTCTCGCCGCTGCCCTGGTCTCCGGCTTCGTTCTCGGGCCGCTCGCACCCGTGCCCGTCCAGGCGCAGCCGGTGCCCGCCGCCAAGGGGCCGTGCCAGGCGGTCGAGTTCGAGGGGCAGCCCTACACGGTCTGCACCGTCGATCTGCGGCGCGAGCGCGTGCGGCTGTTCTGGCTCGGAACGGACGGCTTGCCCTACGGCTCGCTGTCGAGCCTCGCCGACCGGCAGGGCCCGCGCCTCAGCTTCGCGATGAATGCCGGCATGTACGACAAGGGGCAGGCCCCGGTCGGGCTCTATGTCGAGGACGGGCGCGAATTGAAGGGCGCCTCCACCGCCAACGGGCCGGGCAACTTCCACCTCAAGCCGAACGGCGTCTTCTACGTGAAGGGCGACCGGGCCGGCGTGCTCGATACCGGACGCTACCTGCGCGCCAAGCCGGCGCCGGATTTCGCTACGCAATCGGGGCCGATGCTGGTGATCGACGGCAAGATCCACCCCAAAATCTCGGCGGACGGCCCGAGCCAGAAGATCCGCAACGGCGTCGGCGTGCGCGACGGCGGACACGTCGCGGTGTTCGCGATCTCGGAGCGCCCGGTGACCTTCGGCGCCTTCGCCCGCCTGTTCAAGGACAGCTTCGGCTGCCGCAACGCCCTGTTCCTCGACGGCAGCGTGTCGAGCCTCTACGCGCCCGGCCTCGGCCGCTCGGACCTCAGCCGGCCGCTCGGGCCGCTGGTGGGGGCGGTGGGGCGGTAG
- a CDS encoding conserved protein of unknown function, putative exported protein (Evidence 4 : Unknown function but conserved in other organisms) — protein MKRVVLASAVMASALMMIPATADARPGFGGGGFRGGGFGGGGFRGGGFGGGGFRGGFAGGGFRGGGFGGPRFGGGFGGPRFGGGFAGRGGFYRGAGFGGWRGGYGGWRGGGWGYRRGIGLGGVGLGLGLGLAAGGLYGGYGGYGGWGGPYGYTTVGYDPYFASGGCYTVPRLAWTPYGYRRVLVERCY, from the coding sequence ATGAAACGGGTTGTTCTGGCATCGGCGGTGATGGCAAGCGCGCTGATGATGATCCCGGCCACCGCTGATGCCCGTCCGGGCTTCGGTGGCGGTGGCTTCCGCGGCGGCGGGTTCGGTGGCGGCGGCTTCCGCGGTGGCGGGTTCGGCGGCGGTGGCTTCCGCGGCGGCTTCGCCGGCGGCGGTTTCCGCGGTGGTGGGTTTGGCGGTCCGCGCTTCGGCGGCGGCTTCGGCGGCCCGCGTTTCGGCGGCGGATTTGCCGGCCGGGGCGGGTTCTATCGCGGTGCCGGCTTCGGCGGCTGGCGCGGCGGATATGGCGGATGGCGGGGCGGCGGCTGGGGCTACCGGCGCGGCATCGGCCTGGGTGGCGTCGGTCTCGGGCTCGGGCTGGGCCTCGCCGCGGGCGGCCTCTACGGCGGCTATGGTGGGTACGGCGGCTGGGGCGGCCCCTACGGCTACACGACGGTCGGTTACGACCCGTATTTCGCCAGTGGTGGCTGCTACACCGTCCCGCGCCTAGCCTGGACGCCCTACGGCTACCGCCGCGTTCTGGTCGAGCGCTGCTACTGA
- a CDS encoding conserved exported protein of unknown function (Evidence 4 : Unknown function but conserved in other organisms), with product MAWKTAAMTAAMLAVAGSAGAAGGDPLSGYRWKSRVLVLAAPDGDDAQLKAQRQALASGRTGASARDLVTVEAVGKGAEAAALRRHLGLPDNAFRAVLVGKDGGAKLTSEEPIPPQRLFSTIDAMPMRQDEAKQR from the coding sequence ATGGCGTGGAAGACGGCGGCTATGACCGCGGCGATGTTGGCAGTGGCTGGGTCCGCCGGAGCGGCCGGGGGCGATCCGCTCTCGGGCTATCGCTGGAAATCGCGGGTGCTGGTGCTGGCCGCGCCGGATGGCGATGACGCGCAGCTGAAGGCGCAGCGGCAGGCGCTGGCATCGGGGCGGACGGGCGCGTCCGCGCGCGATCTCGTCACGGTCGAGGCGGTGGGAAAGGGGGCGGAGGCCGCTGCCCTGCGCCGGCATCTCGGCCTTCCGGACAACGCTTTCCGGGCGGTGCTCGTCGGCAAGGACGGCGGCGCCAAGCTGACCTCGGAGGAGCCGATACCGCCGCAACGCCTGTTCTCGACCATCGACGCCATGCCGATGCGGCAGGACGAGGCAAAGCAGCGCTGA
- the yncB gene encoding putative conserved oxidoreductase, Zn-dependent and NAD(P)-binding (Evidence 3 : Putative function from multiple computational evidences; Product type e : enzyme), with the protein MAVVNRRIVLAARPHGEPKPEHFRLEEGRTPTPQHGEVLLRTRWLSLDPYMRGRMSAAKSYAKPVEIGETMVGQTVSEVVVSEHPNFAEGDLVLANAGWQEFAVSDGKNLQRIDPADGPPSQFLGILGMPGMTAYTGLLEIGRPQPKETVVVAAAAGPVGSLVGQIARIKGARAVGIAGGAEKCAYLTETLGFDAAVDHRAADFPDALARACPDGIDVYFENVGGAVFDAVLPLLNDFARVPVCGLVAGYNLSELPAGPDRSPVLMRAILTKRLTLRGFIVSDFAAMHGDFVRDVGGWLRAGRVKAREDVVEGLENAPAAFAGMLRGANFGKLVVKVA; encoded by the coding sequence ATGGCAGTCGTCAACCGTCGGATCGTGCTGGCCGCGCGCCCACACGGCGAGCCGAAGCCCGAACATTTTCGCCTGGAAGAGGGGCGCACGCCCACGCCGCAACACGGCGAGGTGCTGCTTCGGACTCGCTGGCTCTCCCTCGACCCCTATATGCGCGGGCGGATGAGTGCCGCGAAATCCTACGCCAAGCCGGTCGAGATCGGCGAGACCATGGTCGGCCAGACGGTCAGCGAGGTGGTCGTCTCGGAGCATCCAAACTTCGCCGAGGGCGATCTCGTGCTGGCCAATGCCGGCTGGCAGGAATTCGCCGTCTCGGACGGGAAGAATCTGCAGCGCATCGACCCCGCCGACGGGCCGCCGAGCCAGTTCCTCGGAATCCTCGGCATGCCCGGCATGACCGCCTATACCGGGCTTCTGGAGATCGGCCGGCCGCAGCCGAAGGAAACCGTGGTGGTGGCCGCCGCCGCGGGGCCGGTCGGCTCCCTCGTCGGCCAGATCGCCCGCATCAAGGGCGCACGAGCCGTCGGCATCGCCGGGGGCGCGGAGAAATGCGCCTACCTGACCGAGACCCTCGGCTTCGACGCGGCGGTCGACCACCGCGCCGCCGACTTCCCCGACGCGCTGGCCCGCGCCTGCCCCGACGGGATCGACGTGTATTTCGAGAATGTCGGCGGGGCGGTGTTCGACGCGGTGCTGCCGCTCCTCAACGACTTCGCGCGGGTGCCGGTCTGCGGCCTCGTCGCGGGCTACAATCTGAGCGAACTGCCCGCCGGGCCCGACCGCTCGCCGGTGCTGATGCGCGCCATCCTCACCAAGCGGCTGACGCTGCGCGGCTTCATCGTCTCGGATTTTGCCGCGATGCACGGCGATTTCGTCCGCGACGTCGGCGGCTGGCTGCGTGCCGGGCGGGTCAAGGCGCGCGAGGACGTGGTCGAGGGCTTGGAGAACGCGCCGGCCGCCTTCGCCGGGATGCTGCGGGGCGCCAATTTCGGCAAGCTTGTCGTGAAGGTCGCCTGA
- the ssb gene encoding Single-stranded DNA-binding protein (Evidence 2a : Function from experimental evidences in other organisms; Product type cp : cell process) yields MAGSVNKVILVGNLGRDPETRRLSSGDPVVNLRIATSESWKDKASGERKEKTEWHSVVIYNDNLAKVAEQYLRKGSKVYIEGQLQTRKWTDQSGAEKYTTEVVLQRFRGEMTILDGRGGGGGGDFAGEDEGGGQISRGGDRGGDRGGDRGGRDDYGSSRSGGGGGGDRRPSSGGGAKPNYDLDDDIPF; encoded by the coding sequence ATGGCGGGCAGCGTCAATAAGGTGATTCTGGTCGGCAATCTCGGGCGCGATCCCGAGACCCGGCGTCTGTCCTCGGGCGACCCCGTGGTGAACCTGCGCATCGCGACGTCAGAGTCCTGGAAGGACAAGGCGTCGGGCGAGCGCAAGGAAAAAACCGAGTGGCACTCGGTCGTGATCTACAACGACAACCTCGCCAAGGTGGCGGAGCAGTATCTGCGCAAGGGCTCGAAGGTCTACATCGAGGGCCAGCTTCAGACCCGCAAGTGGACCGACCAATCGGGCGCGGAGAAGTACACCACCGAAGTGGTGCTCCAGCGCTTCCGCGGCGAGATGACGATTCTCGACGGCCGTGGCGGCGGTGGCGGCGGCGACTTCGCGGGCGAGGACGAGGGTGGCGGCCAGATCAGCCGCGGCGGCGACCGGGGTGGTGATCGCGGCGGCGACCGCGGCGGGCGCGACGATTACGGCTCGAGCCGCTCCGGTGGCGGCGGCGGCGGCGATCGCCGGCCCTCCTCGGGCGGCGGCGCCAAGCCGAACTACGACCTCGACGACGACATCCCGTTCTAG
- a CDS encoding protein of unknown function (Evidence 5 : Unknown function), with product MLGRASFSADGHRREMAEPKSLFRPVLASGAEIPSDRRLEEARSASMPAVTAFHIRRPDPT from the coding sequence GTGCTCGGCCGTGCCAGCTTTTCCGCCGATGGACATCGTCGGGAGATGGCGGAGCCGAAATCACTGTTCCGGCCGGTGTTAGCCTCTGGTGCCGAGATTCCGAGCGATCGCAGGCTCGAAGAAGCGCGTTCCGCATCGATGCCGGCTGTCACGGCTTTCCATATCCGTCGCCCCGATCCGACGTGA
- a CDS encoding putative transcriptional regulator (Evidence 3 : Putative function from multiple computational evidences; Product type r : regulator) codes for MLNTASNAPVAEERPLEKALGHQVRLLRRERDLSVADLGSAAGISPGMISKIENGAISPSLASINAIASALNVPITALFAAFEETRDCSYVKRGQGVPIERRGTKVGHLYELLGAGIRGDVVVEPYLITLQDEAEAYTSFRHVGTEFIYMLTGEVIYHHSGQDYHLAPGDALMFDSNGLHGPAKLIKTPMTYLSVIVYPRT; via the coding sequence ATGCTGAACACAGCGTCGAACGCGCCCGTCGCGGAGGAGCGCCCCCTGGAAAAGGCGCTCGGCCATCAGGTTCGCCTGCTGCGGCGGGAGCGCGACCTGTCGGTGGCCGACCTCGGCAGCGCGGCCGGCATCTCGCCGGGCATGATCTCCAAGATCGAGAACGGGGCGATCTCGCCCTCGCTCGCTTCGATCAACGCGATCGCCTCGGCCCTCAACGTGCCGATCACCGCCCTCTTCGCCGCCTTCGAGGAGACCCGTGACTGCAGCTACGTGAAGCGCGGCCAAGGCGTGCCGATCGAGCGGCGCGGCACCAAGGTCGGGCATCTCTACGAGTTGCTCGGCGCCGGCATCCGCGGCGACGTCGTGGTGGAGCCCTATCTCATCACCCTGCAGGACGAGGCCGAGGCCTATACGAGCTTCCGCCATGTCGGGACGGAATTCATCTACATGCTGACCGGCGAGGTGATCTATCACCACTCGGGCCAGGACTATCACTTGGCGCCCGGCGACGCGCTGATGTTCGATTCGAACGGCCTGCACGGCCCGGCCAAGCTCATCAAGACGCCGATGACCTATCTCTCCGTCATCGTCTATCCGCGGACGTGA
- a CDS encoding protein of unknown function; putative exported protein (Evidence 5 : Unknown function) — protein MTAGRQRVRGALLAFSGLLGSPVFAADLPVFEPGPPVGAPSAPRFFPRGDGDAEGDRPPRALPRRLVGCAPRIVPVPTNAPYDPSYVGSEYGLGKPSYYGFRPGPGYDDPFDRPLRYCP, from the coding sequence ATGACGGCCGGTCGGCAGCGGGTGCGCGGCGCTCTCCTCGCCTTTTCCGGCCTTCTCGGCAGCCCCGTCTTCGCGGCTGACCTGCCGGTGTTCGAGCCCGGTCCGCCCGTGGGGGCACCCTCGGCCCCGCGCTTCTTCCCACGAGGCGACGGGGATGCCGAGGGTGACCGGCCGCCCCGCGCCCTGCCCCGTCGTCTCGTCGGCTGCGCCCCGCGCATCGTGCCGGTGCCGACCAACGCGCCGTACGACCCGAGCTATGTCGGCTCGGAATACGGGCTGGGTAAGCCGAGCTATTACGGCTTCCGCCCCGGGCCCGGCTACGACGACCCATTCGACCGGCCCCTGCGCTATTGCCCGTGA